A stretch of DNA from Cellulomonas fengjieae:
GCTGCTGGCCGAGACGGTCCAGGACGCCGCCGACGACCCCGAGGCGGTGCGCCGGTTCGCCGGGCGCATGCAGACGGAGGCGACGCGGCTGTCGGCCCTGGTCCACGAGATCATCGAGCTGTCGCGGCTGCAGGTGGCCGGCGCGCTCGGCCAGGTGGGACTCGTGGACGTCGACCAGGTCGTCTCCGAGGCCGTCGACCGCGCGCGCACGACGGCCGAGGCCAAGAAGGTGCGCCTCGACATCGGCGGCGAGCGCGGCACGCGCGTGCTGGGGCAGCACGACCTGCTGGTGACCGCCGTGCGCAACCTGGTGGACAACGCGGTCGCGTACTCCGGCGAGGCGTCGCGCGTGGGCGTCGGCGTCCGCACCGACGGAGACCTGGTCGAGATCGCGGTGGTCGACGAGGGCATCGGGATCGCCCCGGCCGAGCAGGAGCGGGTGTTCGAGCGGTTCTACCGGGTGGACCAGGCGCGGTCGCGGGACACCGGGGGCACCGGTCTGGGCCTGTCGATCGTCAAGCACGTCGCCGCCGACCACGGTGGCGACGTCACCGTGTGGTCGCAGCCCGGTCGCGGGTCCACGTTCACCCTGCGCCTGCCGCGCGCGGAGGAGCACACGAGCGTGACGGCGCTGCCCGCCACCGACGACGAGGGAGCGCACGTGCGCCGGAGCGCCTCATGACCCGGATCCTGCTGGTCGAGGACGAGGAGTCCTACCGTGACCCGCTGACCTACCAGCTGGAGCGCGAGGGCTTCGAGGTGGTGACCGCGGCGACGGGACCCGAGGCGCTGTCGATGTTCGAGGAGCACGGCGCGGACCTGGTGCTCCTCGACCTCATGCTCCCGGGGCTGCCCGGCACCGAGGTGTGCCGCCGGCTGCGCCTGGTCAGCGACGTGCCCGTCATCATGCTCACGGCCAAGGACGACGAGATCGACAAGGTGGTCGGCCTCGAGCTGGGTGCCGACGACTACGTCACCAAGCCGTACTCGTCGCGCGAGCTCCTGGCCCGCGTCCGGGCGGTGCTGCGCCGCCGGGAGGCCTCGGTCGCCGCGGTCGGCCCGGCGCCCGCCGCGGACGCGGACGCCGACGAGCTCCTGGTGGCCGGTCCGGTGCGGATGGACGTGGAGCGGCACGTCGTGCGCGTGCGCGGCGAGGTCGTGGGGTTCCCGCTCAAGGAGTTCGAGCTGCTCGAGCTCCTGCTGCGCAACGCCGGCCGCGTGCTCACCCGCGGCCAGCTCATCGACCGGGTCTGGGGCTCTGACTACGTCGGCGACACCAAGACGCTCGACGTCCACGTCAAGCGCATCCGCGCCAAGATCGAGGTCGACCCCGGCAACCCCACGCTGCTGCTCACGGTCCGGGGACTGGGCTACAAGCTCACCGACGACGGCGAGTAGCCCTCCGAGGAGTACGGCCACCGTTCACCTGGGGTTCACCCTCTGCCGTCCACCCGGTCACGTCGGCTTCCTACCGTCGGCATCGCCGCGCACACCGGTGCGCCCGATGGACAGGACGGAACACACGTGAAGCTCTCCCTCCACGGCCGGACCGGCGCGATCGCCCTCACGGGCATCCTCGCGCTCACCCTCACGGCCTGCGGATCGGACGACCCCACCGGGTCCGGGAACGCCTCGACCACGCCCGAGCAGTCCACGCTGAGCGGCGAGCTGAACGGCGCCGGCGCCACGTCGCAGGAGAAGGCGATGGACGCCTGGCGCGCCGGGTTCCAGAGCGCCAACCCCGACGTCACCGTCAACTACGACCCCGTCGGTTCCGGCGGCGGGCGCACGCAGTTCCTCGACGGCTCGGTCGAGTTCGCCGGCTCCGACTCGGCGCTGAGCGAGGAGGAGCTCGAGTCCGCCACCGCCACGTGCGGCACCGAGGCGGTCGACCTGCCCGTGTACATCAGCCCGATCGCGGTCGTCTTCAACCTCGAGGGCATCAGCGAGCTGAACCTGTCGGCCGCCACCCTCGCGGGCATCTTCGACAACACGATCACGACCTGGGACGCGCCGCAGATCGCGGCGGAGAACCCGGGTGTGACCCTCCCGGCGACGGCCATCACGCCGGTGCACCGCTCGGACGAGTCGGGCACGACGAAGAACTTCACCGACTACCTGGCCGACGCGTCGGGTGGCGCGTGGGCGTACGAGGCGGACGGCAACTGGCCGGTCGAGGGTGGTGAGTCGGCGCAGGGCACCTCGGGCGTCATCCAGACGGTCCAGGGCGGCGAGGGCACCATCTCGTACGCCGACAACTCCGCGGTCGGCACGCTCGGCGTGGCCAGCATCCAGGTGGGCGAGGAGTGGGTCGCCCCGTCGGAGGAGGGCGCCGCGGCCGCGGTCGACGCCTCGCCGCGCGACGAGGAGCGTCCCGAGCACGACATCGTCATCGAGATCGACCGCGAGACGACCGCGGCCGGTGCGTACCCGCTGATCCTCATCTCCTACGGCCTGGCGTGCCTGCAGTACGACACCGCCGAGAAGGCCGACCTGGTGAAGGGCTTCTTCGGCTACGTCGTCAGCGCCGAGGGGCAGGCCGCCGCCGAGGAGGCCGCGGGCTCCGCGCCGCTGTCCGACACGCTGCGCGCCGACGTCCAGGCCGCGATCGACGCGATCACCGCGGCGGCCTGACGCCCCTGAGCGGTGGGGGTGGTCACGCCGCCCCCACCACCCCGCCGGTGGCGGTCCGTCTCGGGGGGAGACGGGACGCCACCGGCGGACGCACGACCCACGACGAGACGCAGGAGAGACGTGACCAGCACCCAGAGCCCGCCGACGCCGAGCACGGCGCTCGAGCCGCCGGCCGTGCGGCGGCGCACCCGCGTGGTCGACCGCGGCGCCAGCAAGGCGTTCCGGTGGACCGCCACGGGGGCCGGTGCCCTCATCCTCCTGGTGCTCGTCGCGGTCGCCGCCTTCCTCGTGCTGCGTGCGTGGCCGGCGCTGACCACCCCGGCGGCCGAGCTGACCGAGAAGGTCAGCTGGATGGGCGACGCGACGTCGCTGGTCGCGTTCGTCGGACCCCTGATCTTCGGGACGATCCTCGCGGCGGCGCTGGCCCTGGTGATCGCCACGCCGGTCGCCCTGGGCATCGCGCTGTTCATCTCCCACTACGCACCGCGCCGGCTGGCCGCCGGCCTGGGCTACCTGGTCGACCTGCTCGCCGCCATCCCGTCCGTCGTCTACGGCCTGTGGGGGGCCTTGGTGCTGGCGCCGATGGTCAAGCCCGTCTGGGCGTGGCTGAACGAGTACCTGGGCTTCATCCCGTTCTTCGCGGGCACGGCCTCCCCGACCGCGCGGGTGCTCCTGACGGTGGGGATCGTGCTCGCGGTGATGATCCTGCCGATCATCACCGCGGTCAGCCGCGAGGTGTTCCTGCAGACCCCGCGCCTGCACGAGGAGGCCGCGCTGGCGCTGGGCGCCACCCGCTGGGAGATGGTGCGGACGGCCGTGCTGCCCTTCGCGCGCTCCGGGATCGTGTCCGCCGCGATGCTGGGGCTCGGCCGTGCGCTCGGCGAGACCATGGCCGTCCTGATGATCCTGTCGCCCGGCTTCCTCTACTCGTTCGAGCTGCTCGCCGCGGGTCAGCAGCAGACGATCGCCGCCAACATCGCGGCCCAGTTCCCCGAGGCGAACCCGCTCGGCGTCTCCGCCCTGATCGCCACGGGCCTCGCGCTGTTCGTCATCACGCTGCTCGTCAACATGGCCGCCCGCGCGATCGTCGCGCGCCGCAAGGACTTCTCGGGAGCCAACTGATGACCGCCCCCGCCGTCGGCACCACCGACAACGTCGAGCTGCGCGCCCTGCTGCGCCAGGTGGACCCCCGCAGGCACCGCACGGACCGCGTCATGCGGGTCCTGATCACCGGCGCCTTCGTGGTGGCGATGCTGCCGCTGGTCTCGGTCACCTGGACCGTGCTCGCCAACGGCTTCGAGCGGTTCGACGTGTACTTCCTCACGCACTCGATGCGTGGGGTGTTCGGCGGCATGGACGCGGGCGGGATCTACCACGCCATCGTCGGCACCCTGGAGGTCACGCTCTTCGCGACGCTGATCTCGGTGCCCATCGGCCTGCTCACGGCGATCTACCTGGTGGAGTACGGGCGCGGCGCGCTGGCCCGCGCGGTGACGTTCTTCGTCGACGTGATGACCGGCATCCCGTCGATCGTCGCCGGCCTGTTCGCCTACGCGCTGTTCGCCGTGCTGCTCGGCCCGGGGATCCGGATGGGTGCCGTGGGCTCGGTCGCCCTGAGCGTGCTGATGATCCCGGTCGTCGTGCGCTCCTGCGAGGAGATGCTCCGGCTGGTCCCCAACGAGCTGCGGGAGGCGGCTCTCGCCCTGGGCGTCCCCCGCTGGCTGGTGGTCGTCAAGGTCGTGCTGCGCACCGCGGTGGCCGGCATCGGCACCGGCATCACCCTCGCCATCGCCCGCGTGATCGGGGAGACCGCCCCGCTGCTCATCACCGTCGGCGTCATCGACTCGATCAACTTCAACCTGTTCGAGGGCCGGATGATGACGCTCCCGGTCTACGTCTACCGGCAGTACTCGCAGGGCCTGGTGCCGTGCACCCCTGGCGCCGCCGACTGCATCACGACCATCAACTACGACCGCGCCTGGGCTGCCGCGCTGACGCTGATCCTCATCGTCATGCTGCTCAACCTGCTCGGCCGCCTCATCACCCGCTTCTTCGCCCCCAAGAACCTCGGCTGAAAGACACCCCCATGGCACAGCGCATCGACGTCAAGGACCTGAACATCTACTACGGCGACTTCCGGGCCGTGGCCGACGTGGCGATGTCCGTCGAGCCCCGCTCGGTGACGGCGTTCATCGGCCCCTCCGGCTGCGGGAAGTCGACCTTCCTGCGCACGCTGAACCGGATGCACGAGGTCATCCCCGGGGCGCACGTGCAGGGCACCGTGGCGATGGACGGCGTGGACCTGTACGGCACCGACATCGACCCGGTGGCGGTCCGCCGCCAGGTGGGCATGGTGTTCCAGCGCCCCAACCCCTTCCCCACCATGTCGATCGCCGAGAACGTGCTGGCGGGCATCCGGCTGAACAACCGGCGCATCTCCAAGGGGGACGCGCAGGACGTCGTCGAGGCCTCGCTGCGCGGCGCCAACCTGTGGAACGAGGTCAAGGACCGCCTCGACCGCCCGGGCTCCGGGCTGTCGGGCGGTCAGCAGCAGCGGCTGTGCATCGCGCGCGCCATCGCGGTCAAGCCCCAGGTGCTCCTGATGGACGAGCCGTGCTCCGCCCTGGACCCGATCTCGACGCTGGCGATCGAGGACCTCATCGCCGAGCTCAAGTCGGACTACACGATCGTGATCGTCACGCACAACATGCAGCAGGCCGCGCGCGTCTCGGACCGGACGGCGTTCTTCAACCTCGCCGCGACGGGGGAGCCGGGCCGGCTGGTCGAGATCGACGACACGTCGACCATCTTCTCCTCGCCGCGCGAGAAGGCGACGGAGGACTACATCTCGGGCCGCTTCGGCTGAGTGCGGGCACGCAGCAGGGGCCGTCCCGTGGGGCGGCCCCTGCTGGTGCGTGCGGGTCAGCTGGTGGGGCTGGGGACCGCCGTCGCGTACTCCGGGAGCGTGCCGTCGAGCACCGGCACCTCGACGGAGATCGAGCCGTCCTGAGGCGTCGACAGCGTCACGGACACGGTGGAACCCGGGGCGGCCTCGAGCACGGGGAACGTCACCTCGGCGAAGCCGTCCTCGGGGTTGCGGCCCACGCCGAGGAGCACGGTCTCCTTGGCACCGACCGTCACGATGGTCTCGTCGTCGCCGATGGCGACGGTGACCAGGCGGTCCTCGGAACCGTCGTTGATCAGGCCGCCCTGCATCGCGCCCGGGTCGCCCTCGGCCGCGGAGAGCACCAGGAGGTTGCTGCCCACCACGTCGCCGAGCGTGACGCGCACGCCGTCGGACGCGGAGTACTTGGCCTGCGTGGTGATGGGGTTCGTCGCGGAGCAGCCCGCGAGCACCAGGCCGACGGCGGCGGCGCCGGCGACGAGGGCGGCAGCCCGGAGGGTGCGGGGGCGGGGCGAGGTCACGGTGACTCCTCGGGACGTCGGGCGCGGCGGGCTGGTCGGCGGTGCTCCGCCGGTGCAAGCCTAGCCGCCGCCCGCGGGGCCGACCGGTCCGCCGGACGTGACGCGTGCCGGTGCGGGCGCCGTCCCCGCGGCTCGTCCGCCCGCTCGGGGCGCTCGCGGACGCGCCGGCGTCCTGCCGATGACCTGCCGATGACCTGCGCAGATGGCGGTATTCACGCGGCAAACCGGGAAAATGGGCGTGGTAGGATACCCCTCTGCGAAAGGGGACACCTGCAGATGACTTTCACTGTTGGGGAGACCGTTGTCTATCCGCACCATGGTGCGGCATTGATCGAAGAGATCAGGACCAGGACCATCCGCGGCGAGGACAAGCTCTACCTCAAGCTCAAGGTCGCTCAGGGAGATCTCACCATCGAGGTTCCCGCTGAGAACGTGGACCTGGTCGGTGTGCGTGACGTCGTCGGTCAGGAAGGTCTCGACAAGGTGTTCGAGGTCCTCCGGGCGCCGTACACGGAGGAGCCGACCAACTGGTCGCGCCGCTACAAGGCGAACCTCGAGAAGCTCGCGTCGGGCGACGTCATCAAGGTGGCGGAGGTCGTCCGCGACCTGTCGCGCCGCGACGCCGACCGCGGCCTGTCCGCGGGAGAGAAGCGCATGCTCGCCAAGGCCCGCCAGATCCTCGTCTCGGAGCTCGCACTCGCCGAGCACACCGAGGAGGAGAAGGCCGAAGCGATCCTCGACGAGGTCCTCGCGTCCTGACGTGAGCGTCGCTGCGGTCCTGACTGCCGCCGGGAGCGGCAGCAGGCTCGGTCATTCCCTCCCGAAGGCCCTCGTGCCTCTGGGAGGCCAGTCGCTCGTCGCGCACGCTGCCCGGAACCTGCTGGCAGCGCGCGCGGCGGGCGACGATCGCGTCCGGGTGCTTGTGGTCACGGCGCCCGCGTTCCACGTCGACGCCATCGCGCGCGAGCTCGCCGACCTGACGGACCAGGTCGCCCTGCTCGTCGTCGCCGGTGGGGCCACCCGGCAGGCGTCCGTCGCGGCCGGGCTGGCCGCCCTCGTGGCGGATCCGCGCGGCGCCGAGGCGGACGTCGTGCTCGTGCACGACGCGGCCCGACCCCTCGCGCCCGCGTCCCTGGTCGCCCGCGTCATCGACGCGGTGCGCGACGGTCACCCCGCGGTGGTCCCCGGCGTGCCGGTCACGGACACCATCAAGCGGGTCGCGCCCCACCGCGGCGTCACCGTCGAGCCGGTCCTGGAGACGGTTCCCCGCACGGTGCTGCGCGCCATCCAGACGCCGCAGGGGTTCACCACGGAGCTGTTGCTGCGGGCGCACGCGCACGGCGCCGAGGACGCGCACGACGAGGCCCTGTCCGCCTCCGACGACGCGGGACTGGTCGAGCGCCTGGGCGAGCCCGTGTGGGTGGTCGCGGGCGACGCGCGCGCGGCGAAGATCACGACCCTGCGCGACCTGCAGGTCGCGGACCTGCCGACGGAGAGCGACGAGTGAGCACACTGCCCCGCACGGGGATCGGCATCGACGTGCACGCGTACGCCCCCGAGCCTGCCTCGGGCGCCCCGTCGGAGCCCGTCCTGCACCTGGCGGGCCTCGCGTGGCCGGGGGAGCGGCCCCTGGCGGGACACTCCGACGCCGACGTCGCGGCGCACGCCGCCGCGGACGCGCTGCTGTCCGCCGCGGGCCTGGGCGACCTCGGGTCGAACTTCGGCACCTCCGAGCCGCGGTGGGCCGGAGCCTCCGGGGCGGTCCTGCTCGGTGAGGCCGCGCAGCGCGTGCGCGCGGCCGGGTTCGTCATCGGCAACGTCGCCGTCCAGGTGATCGGCAACCGGCCGAAGATCGGTCAGCGGCGGTCGGAGGCGGAGTCGGTGCTGTCCGCCGCCGTGGGTGCGCCGGTCAGCGTCTCGGCCACGACCACCGACGGGCTCGGGCTGACCGGACGCGGCGAGGGTGTCGCGGCCATCGCCACCGCGCTGGTCGTGGGCGCGTCGGACTGACTCGGCCCTGCCGTCGGCGTGCGCCGGCGCGTGCTGCCCAGCAGCACGCCCACGATCACCAGCGCGCCCCAGGCCAGCTCGGTCGGTGACGTCCGCTCCCGCAGCAGGAGCCACGACGCGCCGATGCCCACCACGGGCACGAGCATGGAGAACGGGGCCACCGTGCTCGACGGGTACCGGCCCATGAGCGCGGACCACAGGCCGGACCCGATCAGCGTCGCGACGACGACCGTGAACGCGAGCCCGGCCACGGCGAGCAGCCCCTGAGCGCTGTCCAGCCCGCGGAACGACTCCGCGATCCGTGCCGGACCCTCGATCGTCAGCGACAGCACCAGGAGGGGCAGCGGCGGGACGACGGACATCCAGAGCATGAGCCGGAACGGCTCGCCCGGGTCCGCCTGCATGGCGAGCCGGTTGCCGAGGTTGCCGACGGCCCAGCCGAGCCCGCCGCACAGGGTCAGCAGGACCGGCAGCAGCGCCGCGCCGCCGTCCAGGCTCGCGCGGTGCACCGCGATGCCTGCGAGGCCGGCGACGGCCAGCAGGATCCCGGCGACCTGCCGGGCCGTGAGCCGTTCGCGCAGGAACGCGCCGGCCAGCAGGACGGTGAAGGGCGCCGACGACTGGAGCACGAGCGACGCCAGGCCCGTCGGCATGCCGCTGGACATCGCCAGGTAGAGGAAGGCGAACTGGAGCACGCCGAACCCGAGGCCGTACAGGGTGATCCACCGCCATGGCGCGGCGGGGCGGGACACCAGCAGCACGGTCGGGACGGCGATGAGCGTGAACCGGAGTGCGACCAGGAAGAAGGGCGGGAACTGCTCGAGCGACACGTGGATCGCGGGGAAGTTCAGGCCCCAGCAGACGGCGACGAGGACGGCGAGCAGGCGGTCGCGGATCGGCACGGACCGAGCATGCGCCGGTGGGGCGCCGGCGCACCAGCGTTTTGGCGCCGCGGGCCCGCACGCGGGTGCTCGGTGAGCTCCGCGCGACGGCTCCGCCCGGCGACACGGACCACTCCCGGCGTGTCTTCGGGGGGTCCCCGGCGCGTCCGAAATGGGGGGTAGCGTCCGGTCCTCCCGGGCAGGTACCGTCCCCGCGTGACACAGTCGTCGGAGGCCAGGACCGAGGCGCTCCCCGTCGTCGTGGGAGCGCTCACACACCGTCTGCCCGCCCGTCCGGCCGGGAACCACCCCGTCCGGGTCCGGGTCCGTGTCCCGCTCGACGTCCTCGAGGCGACGAGCGCCGGGCTGCGCGGGCTGGACGACAAGCGCCGCAGCGAGGCGGCAGAGAATCCGCCCTCGCCCCCGTCGCAGGGGGGCTGACCGAGGGCGGGACCGACGCGCCACGGCGCGCCGTGGCCGAGCCGGGGAGGCTCGGCCACGGAGGTGGTGCTCAAGCCCGCGCGGTCGGGGAGCCCCACGCGGACACCGTGTCAGGCAGTGGCGAGGCTGCCCGTCCCCTAGGGGATCAGGATGAGCTTGCCGGCGCTGTGCCCGGCCATGCCGTCGCGGTGCGCACGGGCCGCGTCCACGAGGGGGTAGGTGCGCGCCACGCGCACGTCGAGCGTGCCGTCGGAGGCGAGCTCCGCGAGCTGGGCACGCGCGGCCTCCCGCACGGCGGTGCCGGGGTCCGCGCCGGCCCCGCCACCGAGGGCCTTGATGCCGAGGTCGCGGGCGCGGGCGAAGCCGGCGATCGTCGCGACCCGGGCCCGGTCGGCCACCAGCTTCACGGAGGTGTCCAGCGCCTCGTCCGTGCCCACGGTGTCGATCGCCACGGTCACGGGGCCCGTCTGGCGGGCGGCCTCCTGGATCCGGTCGAGCAGACCCTCGCCGTACGCGACCGGCGTCGCACCCAGGTCACGCAGGTCGTCGTGGTGCCGCGGCGAGGCGGTCGCGATCACTCGTGCGCCCCGCAGGACCGCGAGCTGCACGACCATCCGGCCGACGCCGCCGGACCCGCCGTGCACGAGCACGACGTCGCCGTCCCGAGCCGCGGTCGCGGTCAGGGTGTGCACGGCCGTGGTCCCCGCCAGCAGGAGCCCGGCGGCCGCCGGCCAGTCGAGGGCGGGCGGTCGGCGGACGGTCACCTGCTCGGACACCACGATCTGGTCGGCGTAGCCGCCGCGCACCCGCCAGGCGATGACCTCGTCACCGGGCGTCAGCCAGCGCACCGACGGGCCCACGGCGCTGACCACCCCGGACACCTCGTAGCCCAGGCGCATCGGCAGCTTGGCGGGGTCGGTGCCGTACACCCCGGCGTAGCCCTTCCAGTCGGTCGGGTTGACGCCCGCAGCGCGCACGTCGAGGAGGACGTTCCCCGGACCGGGCTCGCCGGGGTCGACGTCGATGACGCGCAGGACGTCCGGACCGCCGTACGCGCTCGCGACGACGGCTCTGCTGGTGAGGGCCACCGGCACACTCTGCACCGTTCGCCGGTCCAGGACCAGAGTGCAACCGACCCCAGCGGCCTCGTCACCCCGTCGAGTGAGCGCCTGCGCTCACGCCACGGGCAGCCACACCCGCATCGTCGACGGCCCGCGGTTGGCCCAGTCGTGGTAGGCGGTCAGCGGGACGTCCGTGCGGGTCACGGGCTGCTCCGGGTGCGCCGACCCGTACGGCCAGGCGACATCGGCCGGTGCCGTCGTGCGCAGCGTCGCGAGGACCCGCCCGTCCACCTCCCGCAGCCCCGCGCCGACGTCGAGCCGCACACCCGAGACGTCGGCGTGCCCCGCCAGGTCGACGGACTCCAGGCACAGGACCTCCGGGCCGCGCTCGACGGCGACGCACCCGCGGACGGCGTCGATGCGCGGGTCGGGGTGGGAGATGCGGGGGTGCATCGGCAGGTGGAGCTCGACCACGTCGCCGGCGGCGAACCGCCGTCGGACGGACACGGTCCCCGGGGGTGCCGGCTGGGCGGCGTCGGGCGTGCGCAGGGTCGCTCCGCGCGCCCAGGCGGGGACGCGCAGCGTGAGCGTCCAGGGCCGGTCCTCTGCGCTGACCACCGTCGCCCGGACCACCCCCTCGCGGGGGTAGTCGGTCTCGACGTCGAGCTCGACGCGGCGACCGTCGGCCAGGCGGGTGCGGATGCGGGCGGGGGCGTACTGGTGCAGCTGGAGGCCGTCGTCGTCGGTGGTCGCCACGTACGCCGCGAGGCTCGCCAGCGTGCGGGCGACGTTGGGCGGGCAGCAGGAGACCGCGAACCACGGCGCCCGCAGCGACGACGACGCCCGGGGGCTCGGCGCGTCCGCGGGTGGCACCGTCCCCGGGACCCGCTGGTGCAGCGTGTTCGTGTAGTAGTACGCGGTTCCCTCGTGCGACGGCGAGGTGGCGACCACGTTGTAGAGCGTCCGCTCGATCAGGTCGGCGTACCGCGGCAGGCCCTGGGCCAGCAGCAGGCGCCACGAGAACATCACGGAGCCGACGCCCGCGCAGGTCTCGCTGTAGGCACGGTCGGCGGGCAGGACGAAGTCCTCGCCGAACGACTCGCCCTCGTGCTGCGAGCCCTGCCCGCCCGTGACGTAGGTGCGGCGGGCGACGGTGTTCTCCCACTGCGTCGTCAGCGCCGCGAGCAGCCCCTCGTCCGCGGTCTCCACGGCGACGTCGACCGCCCCCGCCGCCAGGTAGTTCGCCCGCACGGCATGCCCTCGCAGGACCGTCGCGTCCCGCACCGGCACGTCGTCCTGGTAGTACGCGCGGCCCAGGCCGACGTCCGCCAGCGTGCCCGTGCCGCGGCGCTCGACGAACAGCGCGGCCTGCTCGACGTAGCGGCGGGCGGTCGTCCGGCCCAGCTCGACCAGCGCGGGCTCGACCTCCGGGTGCCCGCAGACCGACGCGACGCCGCCCGGCCCGAACGTCTCGACCACGTGGTCCGCCGCGCGCAGGGCGATCCCCAGCAGGCCGTCGTCGGCGTCGGGACGCGTCCGCGCCCGGGCCACCGCCGCCTGGAACAGGTGGCCGTAGCAGTAGAGCTCGTGGCCCCACTCGAGGTCGCTGTAGCGGGGGCGCTGACCGGGCCGGCCGAAGTTCGTGTTGAGGTAGCCGTCGGGCTCCTGGGCGGCGCCCACCCTGCCGACGATCGCGCGGAACCGGGCGTCGAGGACCTCGTCGTCGGTGCGGCCGACCTCCCAGGCCATGGCCTCGAGCAGCTTGTAGACCTCGGAGTCGGAGAACTCCCGTCCGGCGCGGCGACCGGCCGACGTCCCGGCCGCGGCCGCGTCGAAGTTGCCGATCCAGCCCTCCCGCTCCATCCAGTGCTCGATGTGCCCGAGGCTCGCGGTGGCGTTGACGGCCTGCCGCTGCGCCCAGAAGCCACCGGTGATCTGCACCTCGTCGAGCCCGAGCGGA
This window harbors:
- a CDS encoding glycoside hydrolase family 127 protein; the encoded protein is MDRTATPVAPSRGALRPLGLDEVQITGGFWAQRQAVNATASLGHIEHWMEREGWIGNFDAAAAGTSAGRRAGREFSDSEVYKLLEAMAWEVGRTDDEVLDARFRAIVGRVGAAQEPDGYLNTNFGRPGQRPRYSDLEWGHELYCYGHLFQAAVARARTRPDADDGLLGIALRAADHVVETFGPGGVASVCGHPEVEPALVELGRTTARRYVEQAALFVERRGTGTLADVGLGRAYYQDDVPVRDATVLRGHAVRANYLAAGAVDVAVETADEGLLAALTTQWENTVARRTYVTGGQGSQHEGESFGEDFVLPADRAYSETCAGVGSVMFSWRLLLAQGLPRYADLIERTLYNVVATSPSHEGTAYYYTNTLHQRVPGTVPPADAPSPRASSSLRAPWFAVSCCPPNVARTLASLAAYVATTDDDGLQLHQYAPARIRTRLADGRRVELDVETDYPREGVVRATVVSAEDRPWTLTLRVPAWARGATLRTPDAAQPAPPGTVSVRRRFAAGDVVELHLPMHPRISHPDPRIDAVRGCVAVERGPEVLCLESVDLAGHADVSGVRLDVGAGLREVDGRVLATLRTTAPADVAWPYGSAHPEQPVTRTDVPLTAYHDWANRGPSTMRVWLPVA
- a CDS encoding NADP-dependent oxidoreductase codes for the protein MALTSRAVVASAYGGPDVLRVIDVDPGEPGPGNVLLDVRAAGVNPTDWKGYAGVYGTDPAKLPMRLGYEVSGVVSAVGPSVRWLTPGDEVIAWRVRGGYADQIVVSEQVTVRRPPALDWPAAAGLLLAGTTAVHTLTATAARDGDVVLVHGGSGGVGRMVVQLAVLRGARVIATASPRHHDDLRDLGATPVAYGEGLLDRIQEAARQTGPVTVAIDTVGTDEALDTSVKLVADRARVATIAGFARARDLGIKALGGGAGADPGTAVREAARAQLAELASDGTLDVRVARTYPLVDAARAHRDGMAGHSAGKLILIP